One region of Oryza sativa Japonica Group chromosome 5, ASM3414082v1 genomic DNA includes:
- the LOC9270322 gene encoding uncharacterized protein isoform X1, producing MEAADVRARESLFIPIDLNEKSSHEKQDEEEIHLRQLEQLLAPFNPWEAGDPELEEWQCARPKTRHPTPPPPPPRRCHLLFTMKLSVKRGQAMWSRKETPRFSAERAGGFPLRFARLAADGSPRLELEEDGGRVGALSCFESRPWPWSRREEVVALAAADSVPVRVVAVIRRFPVAGGDRLAIVSNMRMASLVVRLHDKLFVLPPDGSTVTIAFSERWFRVPSNWTEEKLYARVGHDFINITAALEDLARTLYQMYEQEEQKKMVLQEKQEQEKRKQEELNREREELEMMPLACIPLGHGEMQWESPCEAMHRRFKLSMGTDGEVRCNFVEQECPRVMRRRLACDGRFILPLTTMKLQVVGFVEGYSDPETIGFTEQRSYIETLRPVAMLSVLPQEHTQVDQILSFKFLVDNVPIRLNDGIILTGWSGITVGIHSGDDDDNCTFLPCTSAESWTHQILEWRVDDNNPISCSSLLVQLNRKLCRLNAAMTEREDMIWDSVQSLH from the coding sequence ATGGAGGCAGCCGACGTGCGTGCCCGTGAAAGCTTGTTCATCCCCATCGATCTGAACGAGAAATCATCTCACGAAAAGCAGGATGAGGAGGAGATTCATCTTCGTCAATTGGAGCAGCTGCTCGCGCCGTTCAATCCGTGGGAAGCGGGCGATCCGGAGCTGGAGGAGTGGCAATGTGCTCGACCCAAGACGAGacaccccacgccgccgccgccgccgccgcgtcgttgCCACCTGCTGTTCACGATGAAGCTCTCCGTCAAGAGAGGGCAGGCCATGTGGTCGCGCAAGGAGACCCCTCGCTTCTCCGCCGAGCGCGCCGGCGGATTCcccctccgcttcgcccgcctcgccgccgacgggtCCCCTCGCCTGGAGCTGGAAGAGGACGGTGGCCGGGTGGGCGCGCTCTCCTGTTTCGAGTCCAGGCCATGGCCTTGGAGCAGGAGGGAGGAGGTCGtagccctcgccgccgctgatTCTGTGCCGGTGAGGGTTGTGGCCGTCATTAGGCGGTTTCCGGTCGCCGGAGGCGACCGCCTCGCCATCGTGTCCAACATGAGGATGGCAAGCCTTGTGGTGCGCCTCCATGACAAGCTCTTCGTCCTGCCCCCCGACGGCTCAACTGTCACCATTGCCTTCTCCGAGCGATGGTTCCGTGTCCCCTCCAATTGGACGGAGGAGAAGTTGTATGCTAGGGTCGGCCATGATTTCATCAACATTACGGCCGCATTGGAGGATCTGGCCAGGACTCTCTACCAGATGTATGAACAAGAGGAGCAAAAAAAGATGGTGCTTCAGGAGAAACAAGAGCAGGAGAAGAGGAAGCAAGAAGAGCTGAACAGGGAAAGGGAGGAGCTGGAGATGATGCCTCTTGCCTGCATCCCTCTAGGCCATGGGGAGATGCAGTGGGAATCGCCTTGTGAAGCGATGCACCGAAGGTTCAAACTATCAATGGGCACTGATGGGGAGGTTCGCTGCAACTTTGTGGAGCAGGAATGTCCTCGCGTCATGCGCCGGAGGCTTGCCTGCGATGGCAGGTTTATTCTGCCATTGACGACGATGAAGCTTCAAGTAGTAGGATTTGTGGAAGGCTATTCGGACCCAGAGACCATTGGCTTCACAGAACAAAGAAGCTATATAGAGACGTTGAGACCTGTGGCAATGCTATCGGTGTTGCCGCAAGAACACACACAGGTGGATCAGATTTTGAGTTTCAAGTTCCTAGTAGACAATGTACCAATACGGCTCAACGATGGCATCATTCTTACTGGGTGGAGTGGAATCACGGTGGGCATCCATAGCGGAGATGATGACGACAACTGCACATTCCTGCCCTGCACCTCAGCAGAGAGCTGGACACACCAAATTCTAGAATGGAGGGTCGATGATAACAACCCAATATCGTGTTCAAGTTTGCTTGTTCAGCTCAATAGGAAGCTTTGCCGGCTAAATGCCGCAATGACAGAAAGAGAAGACATGATTTGGGACTCAGTGCAATCTTTGCATTAG
- the LOC9270322 gene encoding uncharacterized protein isoform X2 — MKLSVKRGQAMWSRKETPRFSAERAGGFPLRFARLAADGSPRLELEEDGGRVGALSCFESRPWPWSRREEVVALAAADSVPVRVVAVIRRFPVAGGDRLAIVSNMRMASLVVRLHDKLFVLPPDGSTVTIAFSERWFRVPSNWTEEKLYARVGHDFINITAALEDLARTLYQMYEQEEQKKMVLQEKQEQEKRKQEELNREREELEMMPLACIPLGHGEMQWESPCEAMHRRFKLSMGTDGEVRCNFVEQECPRVMRRRLACDGRFILPLTTMKLQVVGFVEGYSDPETIGFTEQRSYIETLRPVAMLSVLPQEHTQVDQILSFKFLVDNVPIRLNDGIILTGWSGITVGIHSGDDDDNCTFLPCTSAESWTHQILEWRVDDNNPISCSSLLVQLNRKLCRLNAAMTEREDMIWDSVQSLH, encoded by the coding sequence ATGAAGCTCTCCGTCAAGAGAGGGCAGGCCATGTGGTCGCGCAAGGAGACCCCTCGCTTCTCCGCCGAGCGCGCCGGCGGATTCcccctccgcttcgcccgcctcgccgccgacgggtCCCCTCGCCTGGAGCTGGAAGAGGACGGTGGCCGGGTGGGCGCGCTCTCCTGTTTCGAGTCCAGGCCATGGCCTTGGAGCAGGAGGGAGGAGGTCGtagccctcgccgccgctgatTCTGTGCCGGTGAGGGTTGTGGCCGTCATTAGGCGGTTTCCGGTCGCCGGAGGCGACCGCCTCGCCATCGTGTCCAACATGAGGATGGCAAGCCTTGTGGTGCGCCTCCATGACAAGCTCTTCGTCCTGCCCCCCGACGGCTCAACTGTCACCATTGCCTTCTCCGAGCGATGGTTCCGTGTCCCCTCCAATTGGACGGAGGAGAAGTTGTATGCTAGGGTCGGCCATGATTTCATCAACATTACGGCCGCATTGGAGGATCTGGCCAGGACTCTCTACCAGATGTATGAACAAGAGGAGCAAAAAAAGATGGTGCTTCAGGAGAAACAAGAGCAGGAGAAGAGGAAGCAAGAAGAGCTGAACAGGGAAAGGGAGGAGCTGGAGATGATGCCTCTTGCCTGCATCCCTCTAGGCCATGGGGAGATGCAGTGGGAATCGCCTTGTGAAGCGATGCACCGAAGGTTCAAACTATCAATGGGCACTGATGGGGAGGTTCGCTGCAACTTTGTGGAGCAGGAATGTCCTCGCGTCATGCGCCGGAGGCTTGCCTGCGATGGCAGGTTTATTCTGCCATTGACGACGATGAAGCTTCAAGTAGTAGGATTTGTGGAAGGCTATTCGGACCCAGAGACCATTGGCTTCACAGAACAAAGAAGCTATATAGAGACGTTGAGACCTGTGGCAATGCTATCGGTGTTGCCGCAAGAACACACACAGGTGGATCAGATTTTGAGTTTCAAGTTCCTAGTAGACAATGTACCAATACGGCTCAACGATGGCATCATTCTTACTGGGTGGAGTGGAATCACGGTGGGCATCCATAGCGGAGATGATGACGACAACTGCACATTCCTGCCCTGCACCTCAGCAGAGAGCTGGACACACCAAATTCTAGAATGGAGGGTCGATGATAACAACCCAATATCGTGTTCAAGTTTGCTTGTTCAGCTCAATAGGAAGCTTTGCCGGCTAAATGCCGCAATGACAGAAAGAGAAGACATGATTTGGGACTCAGTGCAATCTTTGCATTAG
- the LOC4339558 gene encoding serine/threonine protein phosphatase 2A 57 kDa regulatory subunit B' kappa isoform-like, whose product MWKGFLSKLPRKTSASGRGADLDSGQCSNGAGNGNPIQRTSSCGSIPSGRSTSTIKRMSSAIFPSSVVAGIEPLVSFKDVPNSEKQNLFVSKLNLCCAVFDFSDPNKSSAEKDIKRQTLLDLIDYVDSSSSRFSEAVIAASSRMFAVNLFRVFPPNYRSSSSGGGEGEEEEPMFEPAWCHLQLVYELLLKFIGSSSLDAKVGKKYFDHSFIVKLLNLLDSEDPRERDCLKTILHRIYGKFMVHRPFIRKAVSNIFYHFVFETDRHNGIAELLEVFGSVISGFALPLKEEHKIFLWRVLVPLHKPKSVGVYLQQLTYCVTQFIEKDPKLASSVIIGLLRYWPITNSQKEVMFLSEIEEILETISTAEFQKCMVPLFRRIAQCIKSSHFQVAERALFIWNNDNVISLIAQNRQMIMPIIVPALEHNSQNHWNQAVLNLTDNVKKMFSEMDDVLFSACLVKYKEDEERQASLESKRRLTWEKLESAASFQPVTGHTAVLVGRQPSANLIATLI is encoded by the exons ATGTGGAAAGGGTTCCTCAGCAAGCTGCCCCGGAAGACCTCGGCCTCTGGGAGGGGCGCCGACCTCGACTCCGGCCAGTGCAGCAATGGCGCTGGGAATGGGAACCCGATACAGCGCACCAGCAGCTGCGGCAGCATCCCATCTGGCCGCTCCACTTCCACCATCAAGCGCATGTCATCCGCCATCTTCCCGTCCAGCGTCGTGGCTGGTATTGAGCCACTTGTCTCGTTCAAGGATGTCCCCAACTCGGAGAAGCAGAATCTGTTCGTCAGCAAGCTGAATCTGTGCTGTGCTGTCTTTGACTTCTCGGATCCGAACAAGAGCTCGGCGGAGAAGGATATCAAGAGGCAGACGTTGTTGGATCTCATAGATTACGTGGATTCCAGCAGTTCCCGTTTCTCCGAGGCGGTGATTGCTGCTAGCTCTAGGATGTTTGCTGTCAACTTGTTCCGGGTGTTTCCTCCAAATTACAGGTCCAGTTcatctggcggcggcgagggtgaagAGGAGGAGCCAATGTTTGAGCCTGCATGGTGCCATCTGCAGCTTGTTTATGAGCTGCTACTGAAATTTATTGGATCCTCGTCCCTCGATGCAAAGGTAGGGAAAAAGTACTTTGATCACTCCTTCATTGTGAAACtgctgaatcttcttgattcAGAGGATCCAAGGGAAAGGGATTGTTTGAAAACTATTCTGCACAGGATTTATGGGAAGTTCATGGTTCACCGTCCTTTTATCCGGAAAGCAGTAAGCAATATATTCTACCACTTTGTGTTTGAGACTGACCGGCATAACGGAATTGCTGAGCTGCTGGAGGTATTTGGCAGTGTTATTAGTGGCTTTGCGTTGCCTCTGAAGGAAGAACACAAAATCTTTCTTTGGAGAGTTTTGGTTCCTTTACACAAACCAAAATCAGTTGGTGTGTATCTCCAGCAGTTGACATATTGTGTGACACAGTTCATAGAAAAGGATCCCAAGCTTGCTAGCTCAGTAATTATTGGTTTGCTAAGATATTGGCCAATAACAAATAGTCAGAAGGAGGTGATGTTTCTGAGTGAGATTGAAGAGATCTTGGAGACAATCAGCACGGCGGAATTCCAGAAATGTATGGTACCTTTGTTTAGGCGGATTGCTCAATGCATCAAGAGCTCTCACTTCCAG GTTGCTGAACGGGCGCTTTTCATATGGAACAACGATAACGTTATTAGCTTGATTGCACAAAACCGCCAAATGATCATGCCTATCATTGTTCCAGCATTGGAACATAATAGCCAGAATCATTGGAACCAAGCTGTCCTGAATCTCACAGATAATGTAAAGAAGATGTTTTCTGAGATGGATGACGTGCTCTTTTCGGCGTGCCTGGTCAAGTACAAGGAGGACGAAGAAAGGCAAGCTTCACTGGAATCAAAGAGGAGGTTAACATGGGAGAAGCTAGAATCAGCTGCTTCTTTCCAGCCAGTGACGGGCCATACAGCCGTCCTGGTAGGCCGCCAACCCTCAGCAAATTTGATTGCCACCCTTATTTAG
- the LOC4339560 gene encoding photosynthetic NDH subunit of subcomplex B 3, chloroplastic isoform X2 has product MAATSSTSTALFSLAIPSSRVVSTRGHRKASSGSGPFRAARIRCSNAASPNASAGAASAEEAAPPPKPQIDLEFVGPKADADGSFPVDRAAAGSGEKLLRDVMVENKIELYAAYGKVMNCGGGGSCGTCIVEIVDGKELLNERTNTENRYLKKKPESWRLACQTIVGNKENSGKYKTTSIPQERRVVVQRLPQWKK; this is encoded by the exons ATGGCGGCCACGAGCTCCACCTCCACGGCGCTCTTCTCGCTGGCCATCCCTTCCTCCCGCGTCGTCTCCACCCGAGGCCACCGCAAGGCTAGCTCTGGCAGTGGCCCCTTCCGGGCGGCCCGCATCAGGTGCTCCAACGCCGCCTCGCCGAACGCGTCCGCCGGAGCCGCCTCCGCGGAggaggcagcgccgccgcccaagCCCCAAATCGACCTCGAGTTCGTCGGA CCGAAGGCGGATGCCGATGGGTCGTTCCCGGTggaccgggcggcggcgggcagcggcgaGAAGCTCCTCCGGGACGTCATGGTCGAGAACAAGATCGAGCTCTACGCGGCATAT GGGAAGGTGATgaactgcggcggcggcggcagctgcggcACTTGCATCGTCGAG ATAGTTGATGGCAAGGAGCTCCTGAATGAAAGAACAAACACTGAGAACCGGTATCTGAAGAAG AAACCGGAGTCATGGAGGCTTGCTTGTCAGACTATTGTTGGAAACAAAGAAAATTCCGGCAAG TACAAGACTACAAGTATACCACAAGAACGAAGG GTTGTCGTCCAACGTCTGCCCCAGTGGAAAAAATGA
- the LOC4339560 gene encoding photosynthetic NDH subunit of subcomplex B 3, chloroplastic isoform X3, with protein MAATSSTSTALFSLAIPSSRVVSTRGHRKASSGSGPFRAARIRCSNAASPNASAGAASAEEAAPPPKPQIDLEFVGPKADADGSFPVDRAAAGSGEKLLRDVMVENKIELYAAYGKVMNCGGGGSCGTCIVEIVDGKELLNERTNTENRYLKKKPESWRLACQTIVGNKENSGKVVVQRLPQWKK; from the exons ATGGCGGCCACGAGCTCCACCTCCACGGCGCTCTTCTCGCTGGCCATCCCTTCCTCCCGCGTCGTCTCCACCCGAGGCCACCGCAAGGCTAGCTCTGGCAGTGGCCCCTTCCGGGCGGCCCGCATCAGGTGCTCCAACGCCGCCTCGCCGAACGCGTCCGCCGGAGCCGCCTCCGCGGAggaggcagcgccgccgcccaagCCCCAAATCGACCTCGAGTTCGTCGGA CCGAAGGCGGATGCCGATGGGTCGTTCCCGGTggaccgggcggcggcgggcagcggcgaGAAGCTCCTCCGGGACGTCATGGTCGAGAACAAGATCGAGCTCTACGCGGCATAT GGGAAGGTGATgaactgcggcggcggcggcagctgcggcACTTGCATCGTCGAG ATAGTTGATGGCAAGGAGCTCCTGAATGAAAGAACAAACACTGAGAACCGGTATCTGAAGAAG AAACCGGAGTCATGGAGGCTTGCTTGTCAGACTATTGTTGGAAACAAAGAAAATTCCGGCAAG GTTGTCGTCCAACGTCTGCCCCAGTGGAAAAAATGA
- the LOC4339560 gene encoding photosynthetic NDH subunit of subcomplex B 3, chloroplastic isoform X1, which translates to MAATSSTSTALFSLAIPSSRVVSTRGHRKASSGSGPFRAARIRCSNAASPNASAGAASAEEAAPPPKPQIDLEFVGPKADADGSFPVDRAAAGSGEKLLRDVMVENKIELYAAYGKVMNCGGGGSCGTCIVEIVDGKELLNERTNTENRYLKKKPESWRLACQTIVGNKENSGKYKTTSIPQERRVFSLMLITQNLAHENAFIHHDFSEI; encoded by the exons ATGGCGGCCACGAGCTCCACCTCCACGGCGCTCTTCTCGCTGGCCATCCCTTCCTCCCGCGTCGTCTCCACCCGAGGCCACCGCAAGGCTAGCTCTGGCAGTGGCCCCTTCCGGGCGGCCCGCATCAGGTGCTCCAACGCCGCCTCGCCGAACGCGTCCGCCGGAGCCGCCTCCGCGGAggaggcagcgccgccgcccaagCCCCAAATCGACCTCGAGTTCGTCGGA CCGAAGGCGGATGCCGATGGGTCGTTCCCGGTggaccgggcggcggcgggcagcggcgaGAAGCTCCTCCGGGACGTCATGGTCGAGAACAAGATCGAGCTCTACGCGGCATAT GGGAAGGTGATgaactgcggcggcggcggcagctgcggcACTTGCATCGTCGAG ATAGTTGATGGCAAGGAGCTCCTGAATGAAAGAACAAACACTGAGAACCGGTATCTGAAGAAG AAACCGGAGTCATGGAGGCTTGCTTGTCAGACTATTGTTGGAAACAAAGAAAATTCCGGCAAG TACAAGACTACAAGTATACCACAAGAACGAAGGGTCTTTTCGCTCATGCTTATCACCCAAAATTTGGCCCACGAAAATGCATTTATTCACCATGATTTCAGTGAGATTTAA